Genomic segment of Panicum virgatum strain AP13 chromosome 2K, P.virgatum_v5, whole genome shotgun sequence:
TGACATCTTATAAATGCACCCCCATGGCCCCATACATTTCATACGTACCAAAAGGAAGACAACTCGCGAAAACATCACAAGCCACGAAAAGCCAAATCCCACATATCTTCCATCAGATCGTTATACTAAATTTTCATCTTGCACATTTGTTGAAAAAATAATGTTAACCATCTTTACTTTGCACATGTACAGTTAAGGTTTTACTGTCTATTGCACATGCAAGTGTTTGATTTTAATGCAGTAGCATTTCATGAGGCGTTATATGGAAACCAGCGAGATTTCAACAAGTGGTTTACTTGCTGACGTAATTTTTGGTCTAGGAAATAAATAGTGCCTTCTTTTTGACATCACGCagtgccacttccacaaatgtTCATTATTTGTAATGCTGTTACAGCATAatcagagagggagggagggagggttgCATGTTTTAGATTCCAGAGAAGTGAGAAGACACAGTAATGGTGGGTTCATACCCTAAACCCTAGTTGACAATCATCAATCAAGAGAGAAACACTTACCAGGTTGTGAAGCAAATCAGGCTGCTCCTCAAACAAGTCAGGTAGATGTTTCCTCATTGCTACCTCCAAATTCACGGCATCCTTTCTTGGAACTCCGTACCACATCTTTGGAGCACCCCAATGCATGTAGTTCAGAGAGTACAAATGATGGTCTTCAACATGCTGTCAGCAGAGACCCAGACATGACATCATAATACTAAATTTGGATAATCTATATACTTAACATAATTATAAGAGAAGTAATTGTGTTGACAACCATCATACCCAGCAGAATGATGAAAAGCACATGCCAACATATACCCAAGGGATCAAAACACCAGAGATGTCACCACCCTCGAACGATAAAACTGAACCTTGTAGTCTAGGCAAATTGTTTATATTCCAACCAGATTCTGCATACTTATGCTCACCATCAGATTTTACTTCAGGAGAGAACTTTGGAAAACCACTACCAAAAGTTCCAGTCTCCAAATCGGCGCCATATATTACCTATATGAGAACGGGTTTTCTGACAAGTTAGAAGATAGCACAAATATATGTTAAAAACATCCCTAACAGATATAAGAAGTTAAGAACTTGGAAGATGCTATTACAGGCAACTCAGGAATTCAGGGTCGACAGACGTAACAAAGCTGCACTAAAAAGCTACAGAAACCAACAGGACCATGATCTAAAGATATCCCAAAAAAATTTTTTGGAATAAAAGATACCTCAACATCAGGATCAACAGAGATTGCATTTTCTAAAGCTCAAACGTAGCTATAAATTGCAAAGGGCATAGGTACTCTATGCTAATAAAAGTTCTGTACCTCTATCTCTTCAGTGGGACTTTCAACTATGCGCCAATACTCGCCTTCAATATCTTCCACTGATGGTGGCGAGTCCCCACATGCATCTTTGTTAAAATACTGATCACTGAAGTCATCCGCATACTTCTTAAATGTTTGTAGTGTAAACTCTGGCCCTGGTTCAAATCCAAACCTCTCTGGGCTTTGATGCATCCCAGTTTGATTGTGATTAATGCTACCAATATCTTCTGGCTCTGAAACCTTTCTCCGCTTCTTCATCATCCCACTTCCTCTGCTCTTCTTGGATGATTTACGGTTTTGGAGCTTGTCGACCTTCTGTACTCGAGTAGAAAATTTTGAGCATTCCCATTTGTTCTTCTCTTTAAGAAGACATGGAGGCTTCCATGAAGGTGGTGGAACAATGCGACAAATTCCATATTGTTCTGCCGTAGGCCGTATACTCTCAATGTATTTTAAGGTGTCATTGAATTCCTAATTTACAAGATGGAACCAAGTGATTAGTTTATGCAAAACTAAACCTTGTACAGACATACTACTGTATGATATGATATAAAAATTAACAAGGTACCTCCTCGGATGGATAGTAAACAGGAGCCTCCTCAAGAACAGGCCTACGTGCACCAGATGGATTCCACCTTGCAACAACCTGCATGATGTAATGTGCATAAGCCAAGAAAAAACATCTCCAGagaagcaactccagcaatttAGCATGATTAATCGAACCTTTTGACAATCAGCACATTCCGCACATCCTCGAAGGACTCCTTTTGGTAATTGTTGCCTACGTCTCACTGATTTTACTCCCTGTCCACAAAACAGGACAATATTGAGCAACTCAATAAAATCATAGTACAAAGATTAGGTTGTATTGAAGAATAAAGAAGGATAAATGCACAAAAGAAACCTTTTCTGCTGATTCAATTTCAGATTCTTCATCTGAGGTAAGGTCATAGAGGCTATAGTCTATTGGAGGCCTGTTACGAAGTGATTTCCTGCAACTATGGCTCCCAGAAGTACTGGCAGGTGTGCCACTCCTACAATGCGCTGAATTGGGTTCCAAAACTTTGACATCGTCCTCAATGCTCTGTGCTACTTGCACTGAACTAGAATGAGTACCACCTGGTTTGACATTGTTTTGGGTACCCTGCAATGCAAGGCCAACAAAAGGTCCAAATCCAGGTGGAAATGAGAGTTCAGGATCCTCATTCACTGTGGCCATAATTCACTCTGTTCCCAGTACTGCATGAAGCATTCAAGTAAAAAAATTAACACTGCATGAAAGAAAGACAGGGATGGACAGAAAACACTAAATCAAAAATGAACCACAAACACTAGAGTTGACCACATAGATCTGCCTAACCAATCAAGGCGAACAGTTCCTTGTCTACCTTTAGCTAATTAGAGTACTTCACGTTATCACATTCATATTGTCTCGAGCAAAAGCATTAAAGTGGTGCATTGCCACCACAGTTACACCGCATCACTCATCTTCAACCTATATGGGTTACAGACAGGGTTTTTTATGTGGGGCCTTTTCCTACCAAGCATGAAGCCACGAACAGCAAAGATTGTAACCCATCTTCCACATATCAGCCACTACTAAAGACAGTGGTGGCAAATAGGTTGAAGATGAGTGATGCGGTGTAACTGTGGTGGCAATGCATCACTTTAATGCTTTTGCTCGAGACAATATTTATGTCATATGCAATATAGGACAGGCAGGCTGACACAGCATACATGCGAATTCTACAGCGAATAAGCTACTTACTTCATCCAACGTCTTGGGCCAGAGAGATCTTTTCTTCAAGCTCCTCACGTAACTCCTGGTGTCTTCAACTCCAGTCTCACAATTTGAATATTATCTCCTGCAAAATAGTCTGATTATAGACTTATAGTATCAAAGGCTCAAGAACTACAGCTACAGTCATAATGAATGGATTTGGACACTTACATGAAAGACTAATGGCAAGAGAAAAATTATTTTCTTTAGCTTCCACAATCCCTTTTCTTTCAGGTAATGGACACATTGTACAATATCTATCGGTTCAGAAAATGGACGGAGAACAAAAGGCACAAAAGCTCTACAATATTTCCTTGACTGAAAGAAATAAAATTGTGTAGATAGTCCTCGTACGTTTCTCAAATCTCTCGGTATCCTTTCCCTTTAACTTAGAGTTGCATTCTTGATCAAATCTTCTATGGCATGAAACAATTTGGCGTATGAGAAACCCTAACTTTCCCCAATCCACTGACCTGCACGAGGGGGTACTGCAGCAACGACTTCCCACGCCCGCAGTAGGGCGCGGCGAAGACGGCACCCAGCAGCGCCCCGCGGAACCGAGCGCAGCGACGGCCGCCCACCCGACGCCCTCGTGGGCAatcgcagcggcggcgcccacgGGCAGCGCGCCGGCCGCAGCGAGGAGGGCGGTCGCGAGCGTCTGCGGGAggaggccggtggcggcgcaggcAACGAGCGGGTGGAGCGCGAGGGTGAggccggcggcagaggagaCCGAGGAGCGGGTGGAGCTTGGGGCCCGCTCCTCGGgagccggcggtgggggcgatTCGGTCGGCAACGGCGAGGAACAGCCCGGATCCGGCTGGATCTGAGCGCTCCAGGCGGCGCCGACGACGGAGGGACGCCGATGCCTCGCGCGCCGACGATgggaatggcggcggcggagggtggGAGAGGGAGCGTAACCTAGCGTCTGTGATTTTGGAGCCAGACTGAGGGAGCGAGAGGCGGACGGCGACCGGGGCTGCTAGGTGACGCGGAGGTGGATGGAGCTGCCAGCGGGAGCGCAAGGCGCGCGTGGATGCGGCTGACGAcgggggcggagcggccgccgaCGGGAGGCCGAGCGGAGTAGTTGCCCGCGGAAGCGCGAGACCGGAGCAGAGGGAGCTAGCCGCGGGAGCGCGAGGcgggccggaggcggcggccagcgggAGCGCGAGGAGCGCTGCGGGGCTGGAGGGACGGGGGAGCAACGCGGAGAGGCGGGGACGGGTGCGGCTCGACGGGGACGATAAGAGCAGCCACAGTGTAGTACGCAAGCTATGACTTCTTTGCGGGTAAATTTTTTCAAGTATTCGAatatatatttgaaatattaaacataaattaataataaaatatattataAATGTCATTGCGTGATAAatttattaagtctaattaattcgtGATTAGcaaatatttactgtagcattatatTGTCAAATCATAACgcaattagacttaaaagattcgtttcCCAATTTACATGCAAACTTGCATTATATATTTTTGGACCATTTTGTCAatctaaaaaataataaaataaattaaaataataaGATGCGTAAATAATTTGAGGTGAGAAATAAATGAGAGTGACATACCATAATAATTAATTACTCGATAAACAATACTACTAGATACCTACTTGCATTGTATCCTTACTCCTATCCTAAGCCTTGTTTAGTTTTTTAAGTTACTGTCAGCATGTCACATTAAATATTTGGATATCAATTTGAATGTTCGGATgccaatttaatataaaactcATTGTATAAGTTGCATTAGGGctctagacgaatctattaagtataattaatgcacgattagcagatggttaatgtagcaattagtgatcaaattatgaaataatcatgcttaatagatttatcttgtgattaagtcacgacttatgaaattagtttgttaataaatctatatttagtactcctaattagtgtgtAAACAAATATGATGTAATGGAACTTATGACTTAAACTAAAAACTCAAACGAGTACCTGCATTGATGCCCATTTCAACCGCTGAATAGAATAAAATATTAGTTCACAAAGGCAAATATATGTGAATACTAACGAAATCCCTCAGCAACAATATGCATCGTCAAGCTATTGTATTTTATCTGCAGATACGTCGCACGTACACGTACGTACCAGCTCTGTAAATTGCATTGGATCGACAGTCCTGCGCAAACGTACACGTACCTGCCGAAAAGAAGGCGCAGCTGCGTTTTCATCGCTGACCACCAGGCCCTCCAGCAGTTCCGCCCTCTCCTTGCGGTTAAACATCATCTGCACAACTTGTGCCCtcagaaaagagaaaaactTGTGCAATTTTCGTAAGCAGTTCTTGAGACGTACGTACCAGCTCGAGGTAGTCCTTGAGGACGAAATCAGGGAACCACCACTTCCTGTGGGTGCCCACGGCGAAGAGCGACCTGAGCCCGGCGACGTCGCCGGGGAGGAGCAGCTCGGCGAACGACGCGGCGCCGAGCCTCCGCAGCATGCGCTCGCTGGTGGAGCGGGTCATGTCCACCAGGGTGCCCGTGGCGACGACCGACGCGACCAGGCCCGGTTGCGCCTCCGCCATCCGGAACGCCACGAAGCCGCCGTAGCTGAAGCCGACCACCGCGCACCGCTCCACGCCGAGactccgcagcgccgccgccacgcactGCGCCTGGAACGCGGGGGaccggccgcccgccggcgacaCCGAGCCGCCGAAGAAGAGCAGGTCCGGGGCGTACACGTCGTATTGCTTGGCGAGGGCACCGACCTAGAGCAGTGTCCGTTACACAGACCAGCACAACACTTTGCAGTGAAGAACGAAGAACAGTGTAGCTTGCATTGAGAAGAGATCGATTGATCAAGGCTGTGTGTAGTACAACCTGCAGCGCCCATGTGAAGATGCCGTCGCCCGCGAAGCCGTGCAGGAGCACGACGGCGAGCCTGCTGCTGTCTCCCTTcgcttccttcttcctctccggctccggctcggTGGAGGCCGGCAGcttgtccttgggcacccagaagTTCATTACCGTGCCGGCATCGTCGACGTCGACGGCGCGCGGCTGCAGCCCTGCCTTCTTCGCCAGGCGGTGCACCAGCTGCTGCTTGGCTACTTGCACCCAGTTCACCATCCTCGCTAGCTCGTAACTTCACACCGGTTCGACTTCAGTGATTGCTGTCTGATCCGATGCTTGATGAACGCACTTGTTCCTCAGGACAGCTCCAACTGTTGTACTAGTACTAGTTTATATATAAACACCACCACATGCCCATACTCATTTATGCACTGAGCTTTCATATCCATTAAAGCCATTTTGGGCTGTGCCGGCAGATCTAGCAGTATAtacttattttatttgaaaatatgTTAGTTTTATACCAAGTAAAATGCTGACCAAATTTATAACGTATCTTTCCTATGAACTTAGTCAAAGTTAAAGGAGTTTGACTGAGCAAAACTAAAAGAGCTTACATTCTAGATCGGATAGAGTACATTTCTAGTGTAAATGCGAAAGCAGTGATGTACATGTTTCTGAGAGAAATGCCCATGTCTACGGTAAGTGCCAGATTCCCCTTCAGCCAGTGCTCCGAGATCCTGATAATGGAGAACACGAACTTTTAGATGCCTTCCTACGGCTATCTGGATGCACTTCTAATAAAACCATTCGCAACTAGCATGATCTGACTAAGCAATCACAGGTGAGCCGCGACGCTGTACAACTAAAGCCAGGAGCAGGGAGAATCAGCAATGACCACACCACAAGAGGGCAAATTGAACACATGAAGACATACAAAACGCACATGTAATTAGCTAATTACATGCCAAACCCAAAAAGAACCGTATAAACTACAATGGCACATAGCTATCAAGCAGATATCAGATATCTTGGAGTCAAGCCAAAACGATCACGGAGCCTCCAAAGGATCAGGCAGAAGGGGTCGCAGCTGCTTGCCTCAGTCGTCGCCTACCGATGACAAGGCAAGCGTCCGTCTGGAGATCTCCATGTGCAGTTGCTTTACGAGGTTGATCCAGGCACCAACGCTCTGTCCGTCTATTGTCACCCAATCCACAATTGTCGCTGCCGGCTGCTCGTACCACTCATCTACCTGGAAGTTACAAAAGCATGGCCACATGAGTTCACACTGTATGGCAGTATGTTTCACAGGAC
This window contains:
- the LOC120678793 gene encoding uncharacterized protein LOC120678793; this translates as MVNWVQVAKQQLVHRLAKKAGLQPRAVDVDDAGTVMNFWVPKDKLPASTEPEPERKKEAKGDSSRLAVVLLHGFAGDGIFTWALQVGALAKQYDVYAPDLLFFGGSVSPAGGRSPAFQAQCVAAALRSLGVERCAVVGFSYGGFVAFRMAEAQPGLVASVVATGTLVDMTRSTSERMLRRLGAASFAELLLPGDVAGLRSLFAVGTHRKWWFPDFVLKDYLELMMFNRKERAELLEGLVVSDENAAAPSFRQVRVRLRRTVDPMQFTELVRTCTCDVSADKIQ